One Pseudomonas muyukensis DNA segment encodes these proteins:
- a CDS encoding NAD(P)H-dependent glycerol-3-phosphate dehydrogenase, with amino-acid sequence MTEQQPVAVLGGGSFGTAVANLLAENGHPVRQWMRDPAQAEAMRVNRENPRYLKGIRLHDRVEPVNDLLATLQGSALVFVALPSSALRSVLAPHAELLRGKGLVSLTKGIEAQSFKLMSQILEEIAPQAHIGVLSGPNLAREIAEHALTATVVASEHEALCQQVQAVLHGRTFRVYASNDRFGVELGGALKNVYAIIAGMAVALGMGENTKSMLITRALAEMTRFAVSQGANPMTFLGLAGVGDLIVTCSSPKSRNYQVGHALGQGLSLDEAVSRLGEVAEGVNTLKVLKAKAQEVGVYMPLVAGLHAILFEGRTLNQVIEHLMRAEPKTDVDFISTSGFN; translated from the coding sequence ATGACTGAACAGCAACCTGTTGCAGTTCTTGGCGGCGGCAGCTTCGGCACCGCCGTGGCGAACCTGCTGGCGGAAAACGGCCACCCCGTGCGCCAGTGGATGCGCGACCCGGCGCAAGCCGAGGCGATGCGCGTCAACCGCGAGAACCCGCGGTACCTCAAGGGCATTCGCCTGCACGACCGCGTCGAGCCGGTCAACGACCTGCTCGCCACCTTGCAGGGCAGCGCGCTGGTCTTCGTCGCCCTGCCGTCCAGCGCCCTGCGCAGCGTGCTGGCGCCGCATGCCGAGCTGTTGCGCGGCAAGGGCCTGGTCAGCCTGACCAAGGGCATCGAGGCGCAGAGCTTCAAGCTGATGAGCCAGATTCTCGAAGAGATCGCCCCGCAGGCCCATATCGGCGTGCTGTCCGGGCCCAACCTGGCCCGCGAGATCGCCGAGCACGCGCTGACCGCCACCGTGGTCGCCAGCGAACATGAAGCGCTGTGCCAGCAGGTGCAGGCCGTGCTGCATGGCCGCACCTTCCGCGTGTATGCCAGCAACGACCGTTTCGGCGTCGAGCTCGGCGGCGCCTTGAAGAACGTCTACGCGATCATCGCCGGCATGGCGGTGGCCTTGGGGATGGGCGAGAACACCAAGAGCATGCTGATCACCCGTGCCCTGGCCGAGATGACCCGCTTTGCCGTGAGCCAGGGCGCCAACCCCATGACCTTCCTCGGCCTGGCCGGGGTCGGCGACCTGATCGTCACCTGTTCCTCGCCCAAGAGTCGCAACTACCAGGTTGGCCACGCCCTGGGCCAGGGCCTGAGCCTGGACGAGGCGGTCAGCCGCCTGGGCGAGGTGGCCGAGGGCGTCAACACGCTCAAGGTGCTCAAGGCCAAGGCCCAGGAAGTCGGGGTATACATGCCGCTGGTGGCGGGCTTGCACGCCATCCTGTTCGAGGGCCGCACCTTGAACCAGGTGATCGAGCACCTGATGCGCGCCGAGCCCAAGACCGACGTCGATTTCATTTCCACCAGCGGTTTCAACTGA
- a CDS encoding ABC transporter substrate-binding protein produces the protein MLRLLRLLLLCFWPLGSLAASEILLVGGEDQPGIRSFVAALEKRRPHDQVRFQTVEQLPSPGKLKADTRLILLDPPALEWRLSEAAGPVALALRVSRVQAEQRLGKSRPGFLSLLWSDPPLQRQLRLARYLLPEARRIGVLYGPRSRFLLDELRQAAQPLGLEIVAQDWPDLRDSRPLQHLLNNSDVLLGLDDPDLYNSKSAKNVLLSSYGRQMALIGPNVGFVRAGALASTYSDQDDWLAVLDQLLEQAPARWPRSLYPAHFGVSGNQQVARALGLDSIDAGAAALALGEGATP, from the coding sequence ATGCTGCGCCTGCTGCGGCTGTTGTTGCTGTGCTTCTGGCCACTGGGTTCGCTGGCGGCCAGCGAGATCCTGCTGGTGGGCGGCGAAGACCAGCCGGGCATCCGCAGCTTCGTCGCCGCCCTGGAAAAGCGCCGGCCCCACGACCAGGTGCGCTTCCAGACCGTGGAACAGTTGCCCAGCCCAGGCAAGCTCAAGGCCGACACCCGGCTGATCCTGCTCGATCCCCCGGCCCTGGAGTGGCGCCTGAGCGAGGCCGCCGGGCCCGTGGCACTGGCCCTGCGGGTCAGCCGGGTGCAGGCCGAGCAGCGCCTGGGAAAGTCGCGCCCCGGGTTCCTCAGCCTGTTGTGGAGCGACCCGCCACTGCAGCGCCAACTGCGCCTGGCCCGCTACCTGCTGCCAGAAGCGCGGCGCATTGGCGTGCTGTATGGCCCGCGCAGCCGCTTCCTGCTCGATGAGCTGCGCCAGGCCGCCCAGCCGCTGGGCCTGGAGATCGTCGCCCAGGACTGGCCCGACCTGCGCGACAGCCGCCCGCTGCAGCACCTGCTCAACAACAGCGACGTGCTGCTGGGCCTGGACGATCCCGACCTGTACAACTCCAAGTCGGCCAAGAACGTGCTGCTCAGCAGCTATGGCCGGCAAATGGCGCTGATCGGGCCGAATGTCGGCTTCGTCCGCGCCGGCGCCCTGGCCAGCACCTACAGCGACCAGGACGACTGGCTCGCGGTGCTCGACCAGTTGCTCGAACAAGCCCCGGCGCGCTGGCCACGCAGCCTCTACCCGGCGCATTTCGGTGTCAGCGGCAACCAGCAGGTGGCCCGTGCCCTGGGCCTGGACAGCATCGATGCGGGCGCCGCCGCCCTGGCCCTTGGCGAAGGAGCCACCCCATGA
- a CDS encoding DUF4892 domain-containing protein yields MSAPVFVRGAVAACLAIASPWLWAGSLPVPVDAKVVDQRPAVAQERVYPMGPLRKISGRLRVEDKVESRGQVSSVTYELPVERSAREAFTSAREALQRDGGYPLFWCQGRDCGEASLWANDVFANARLNGGDEQQAFILLRRSAEQADTLVALYSVTRGNRRAYLHVEEFVAGSPLGELLPTAATVLRELRDTGKLDYPDLAQPQATWAALLARSLNLDSTLRASLSGSGAEAWREQLVKAGVRSARLEVGSAPTEGLHLELIR; encoded by the coding sequence ATGAGCGCACCTGTGTTCGTTCGCGGCGCCGTCGCCGCTTGCCTGGCGATCGCCAGCCCATGGCTGTGGGCCGGCAGCCTGCCGGTGCCGGTCGATGCCAAGGTCGTCGACCAGCGCCCCGCCGTGGCGCAGGAGCGCGTCTACCCCATGGGCCCGCTGCGCAAGATCAGCGGCCGCCTGCGGGTCGAGGACAAGGTCGAGAGCCGCGGCCAGGTCAGCTCGGTCACCTATGAACTGCCGGTCGAGCGCAGTGCCCGCGAAGCTTTCACCAGCGCCCGCGAGGCCTTGCAGCGCGATGGTGGCTACCCGCTGTTCTGGTGCCAGGGCCGCGATTGCGGCGAAGCCAGCCTGTGGGCCAACGACGTGTTCGCCAATGCTCGCTTGAACGGCGGCGACGAACAGCAGGCGTTCATCCTGCTGCGCCGTTCGGCCGAGCAGGCCGACACCCTGGTGGCCTTGTACAGCGTCACCCGGGGCAACCGCCGCGCCTACCTGCATGTCGAGGAGTTCGTCGCCGGCAGCCCGCTGGGCGAGCTGCTGCCGACCGCGGCCACGGTGCTGCGCGAGCTGCGCGACACCGGCAAGCTCGACTACCCCGACCTGGCCCAGCCCCAGGCCACCTGGGCGGCGCTGCTGGCGCGCAGCCTGAACCTCGACAGCACCCTGCGCGCCAGCCTCAGTGGCAGCGGCGCCGAGGCCTGGCGCGAGCAGTTGGTCAAGGCCGGCGTGCGCAGCGCGCGGCTGGAGGTCGGCAGTGCGCCCACCGAAGGCTTGCACCTGGAACTGATCCGTTGA
- the sixA gene encoding phosphohistidine phosphatase SixA: protein MKLWVLRHGEAEPRANTDAERRLTAHGREQVLHSAARLLGQPLQAILASPYVRAQQTAALVHGALGFAEPVRTVPWLTPESDVQQVIGEIERLGLEQVLLVSHQPLVGTLVGMLEHGHGQQPAPLSTASLAELEGDWPLAGLMTLRGLHHAG from the coding sequence GTGAAGCTGTGGGTGCTGCGCCACGGCGAGGCCGAGCCGCGGGCCAATACCGACGCCGAGCGGCGCCTGACCGCCCATGGTCGCGAGCAGGTGCTGCACAGCGCCGCGCGGCTGCTGGGCCAGCCGTTGCAGGCGATCCTGGCCAGCCCCTACGTGCGCGCCCAGCAGACCGCCGCCCTGGTGCACGGCGCCCTGGGCTTCGCCGAGCCGGTGCGCACGGTGCCCTGGCTGACCCCGGAAAGCGATGTGCAACAGGTGATCGGCGAAATCGAACGGCTGGGCCTGGAGCAGGTGTTGCTGGTCAGCCACCAGCCGCTGGTGGGCACCCTGGTAGGGATGCTCGAGCATGGCCACGGCCAGCAGCCAGCGCCGCTGAGCACCGCCAGCCTGGCCGAGCTGGAAGGCGACTGGCCACTGGCCGGGTTGATGACCCTGCGTGGCCTGCATCATGCAGGCTGA
- the kdpA gene encoding potassium-transporting ATPase subunit KdpA has translation MHSYDYLLLLAFFAIVLLPAPWLGRFYYKVMEGQRTWLSPLLGPLERGCYRLSGVNADQEQNWKQYTLALLAFNLAGFLLLFAVLLLQGSLPLNPQHLPGQEWSQAFNTAVSFMTNTNWQSYSGEASVSYLTQMLGLTVQNFVSAATGLAVLVALSRGIARRSAGTLGNFWVDLTRATLYGLLPLCLVLALMLVWQGVPQTFADYAHAITLQGAEQTIPLGPAASQIAIKQLGTNGGGFFGVNSAHPFENPTAWSNLFEVASIILIPVALVFTFGHYVKDLRQSRAIIACMLALFLIGGSTALWSEHQPNPALESAQVQQAAPLEGKESRFGTSGSVLWTVTTTAASNGSVNAMHDSLNPLTGMVAMVNMMLGEVIFGGVGAGLYGMLLFVLIAVFLAGLMIGRTPEYLGKKLQAREVQLLVATLLVMPVGVLVLGAIASSLPGPAGAVTNPGAHGFSQLLYAYTSGTANNGSAFAGFGANTTFHNVMIGLAMLIGRFGYILPVLALAGSLAAKKSAPQGLNSFPTHGPLFTTLLLVTILLVGGLTFLPTLALGPIAEHLSLGF, from the coding sequence ATGCACAGTTACGATTACCTGCTGCTGCTGGCGTTCTTCGCCATCGTGCTGCTGCCGGCGCCCTGGCTCGGGCGCTTCTACTACAAGGTGATGGAAGGCCAGCGTACCTGGCTGTCGCCGCTGCTCGGGCCGCTGGAGCGGGGCTGCTATCGCCTGTCTGGCGTGAACGCCGACCAGGAGCAGAACTGGAAGCAGTACACCCTGGCCCTGCTGGCCTTCAACCTGGCCGGCTTCCTGCTGCTGTTCGCCGTGCTGCTGCTGCAAGGCTCGCTGCCGCTCAACCCGCAGCACCTGCCGGGCCAGGAATGGTCGCAGGCATTCAATACCGCGGTCAGCTTCATGACCAACACCAACTGGCAGTCCTACAGCGGCGAGGCGTCGGTCAGCTACCTGACCCAGATGCTCGGCCTGACCGTGCAGAACTTCGTCAGCGCTGCCACCGGCCTGGCCGTGCTGGTCGCCCTGAGCCGGGGTATCGCCCGTCGTTCGGCCGGCACCCTGGGCAACTTCTGGGTCGACCTGACCCGCGCCACCCTCTACGGCTTGCTGCCGCTGTGCCTGGTGCTGGCGCTGATGCTGGTGTGGCAGGGCGTGCCGCAGACCTTCGCCGACTATGCCCACGCGATCACCCTGCAGGGCGCCGAGCAGACCATCCCGCTGGGCCCGGCCGCCAGCCAGATCGCCATCAAGCAACTGGGCACCAACGGCGGTGGCTTCTTCGGCGTCAACTCGGCGCACCCGTTCGAGAACCCCACGGCCTGGAGCAACCTGTTCGAGGTGGCCTCGATCATCCTGATCCCGGTGGCGCTGGTGTTCACCTTTGGCCATTACGTCAAGGACCTGCGCCAGAGCCGCGCGATCATCGCCTGCATGCTGGCGCTGTTCCTGATCGGCGGCAGTACCGCGCTGTGGTCGGAGCACCAGCCCAACCCGGCGCTGGAAAGCGCCCAGGTACAGCAGGCCGCGCCCCTGGAAGGCAAGGAAAGCCGCTTCGGCACCTCCGGCTCGGTGCTGTGGACGGTGACCACCACCGCCGCCTCCAACGGCTCGGTGAATGCCATGCACGACAGCCTCAACCCGCTCACCGGCATGGTGGCGATGGTCAACATGATGCTCGGCGAGGTGATTTTCGGCGGGGTCGGTGCTGGCCTCTACGGCATGCTGCTGTTCGTGCTGATTGCCGTGTTCCTGGCCGGCCTGATGATCGGCCGCACCCCGGAATACCTGGGCAAGAAGCTCCAGGCCCGCGAAGTGCAGTTGCTGGTGGCCACCCTGCTGGTGATGCCGGTGGGTGTGCTGGTGCTCGGCGCCATCGCTTCCAGCCTGCCCGGGCCTGCCGGCGCGGTGACCAACCCCGGTGCCCACGGCTTCAGCCAACTGCTGTATGCCTACACCTCCGGCACCGCCAACAACGGCTCGGCCTTCGCCGGCTTCGGCGCCAACACCACGTTCCACAACGTGATGATCGGCCTGGCCATGCTTATCGGCCGCTTCGGCTACATCCTGCCGGTGCTGGCCCTGGCTGGCAGCCTGGCGGCGAAAAAGAGCGCGCCGCAAGGCCTCAACAGCTTCCCCACCCACGGCCCGCTGTTCACCACGCTGCTGCTGGTGACCATCCTGCTGGTCGGTGGCCTGACCTTCCTGCCGACCCTGGCCCTTGGGCCGATCGCCGAACACCTGAGCCTGGGTTTCTGA
- a CDS encoding DUF4389 domain-containing protein encodes MNDTPERAQRESIILRVLWMLVFLIAWQLAEILLGGLVLVQLIYRLVYGAPSASLMNFGDSLSQYLAQIGRFGTFHTDQKPWPFADWPAPRAPEGETPHAVAAAAHPVRDQEPKL; translated from the coding sequence ATGAACGATACCCCCGAGCGCGCCCAGCGCGAGTCGATCATCCTGCGCGTGCTGTGGATGCTGGTGTTCCTGATTGCCTGGCAACTGGCCGAGATCCTGCTCGGCGGCCTGGTGCTGGTGCAGCTGATCTACCGCCTGGTGTACGGCGCACCCAGCGCCAGCCTGATGAACTTCGGCGACAGCCTCAGCCAGTACCTGGCGCAGATCGGCCGTTTCGGCACCTTCCACACTGACCAGAAACCCTGGCCATTCGCCGACTGGCCGGCACCCCGCGCCCCTGAGGGCGAAACGCCCCACGCCGTGGCTGCGGCGGCGCACCCGGTGCGTGACCAGGAGCCCAAGCTGTGA
- a CDS encoding AI-2E family transporter, translated as MANNDRLLIQILLLTLLGAALWVMAPFISALLWGAILAFASWPLMRLLTRLLGGRETLAASLLTTVWILLVALPLVWLGFNLADHIRDATAFVRDIQVDGLPEAPAWVAGIPFFGERLINGWQSLDQQGAALLASAKPYLGQVGNWLLARSAQIGSGVLELTLSLVFVFFFYRDGPRLAAFVQRLLERLVGERAEYYIELVAGTVQRVVNGVIGTAAAQGLLALIGFLIAGVPGAIVLGLVTFMLSLIPMGPPLAWIPATAWLVWQGDYGMAVFLGVWGTFIISGVDNVLKPYLISRGGNLPLVIVLLGVFGGLLAFGFIGLFIGPTLLAVGYSLLLDWSRNSGQQSPQH; from the coding sequence ATGGCCAACAATGACCGCCTGTTGATCCAGATCCTGCTGCTGACGCTGCTGGGCGCCGCGCTGTGGGTGATGGCGCCGTTCATCTCGGCCTTGCTGTGGGGCGCCATCCTGGCCTTCGCCAGCTGGCCGCTGATGCGCCTGCTGACCCGCCTGCTGGGCGGGCGCGAAACCCTGGCGGCGAGCCTGCTGACCACGGTGTGGATCTTGCTGGTGGCGCTGCCGCTGGTGTGGCTGGGCTTCAACCTGGCCGATCATATCCGTGATGCCACCGCCTTCGTGCGTGATATCCAGGTCGACGGCCTGCCCGAGGCACCGGCCTGGGTGGCCGGGATACCGTTCTTCGGCGAGCGCCTGATCAACGGGTGGCAGTCCCTTGACCAGCAAGGCGCGGCCCTGCTGGCTTCGGCCAAGCCGTACCTCGGCCAGGTCGGCAACTGGTTGCTGGCGCGCAGCGCGCAGATCGGCAGCGGGGTGCTGGAGCTGACCCTGAGCCTGGTGTTCGTGTTCTTCTTCTACCGCGACGGACCGCGCCTGGCGGCTTTCGTCCAGCGCTTGCTGGAGCGGCTGGTGGGCGAGCGTGCCGAGTACTACATCGAGCTGGTGGCCGGTACCGTGCAACGGGTGGTCAACGGCGTGATCGGCACTGCCGCAGCCCAGGGCCTGCTGGCGCTGATCGGCTTCCTGATCGCCGGGGTGCCCGGGGCCATCGTGCTGGGCCTGGTGACCTTCATGCTCAGCCTGATCCCCATGGGCCCGCCGCTGGCCTGGATCCCCGCCACCGCCTGGCTGGTGTGGCAAGGCGACTACGGCATGGCGGTGTTCCTCGGGGTGTGGGGCACCTTCATCATCAGTGGCGTGGACAACGTGCTCAAGCCCTACCTGATCAGCCGGGGCGGCAACCTGCCGCTGGTGATCGTGCTGCTCGGGGTGTTCGGCGGGCTGCTCGCGTTCGGCTTCATCGGCTTGTTCATCGGGCCGACCTTGCTGGCGGTGGGGTACAGCCTGCTGCTGGACTGGAGCCGTAATTCCGGGCAGCAATCGCCGCAGCATTGA
- the kdpF gene encoding K(+)-transporting ATPase subunit F, whose protein sequence is MYMLDGLSLLLAVALAVYLLVALLRADRG, encoded by the coding sequence ATGTACATGCTCGACGGGCTGTCACTGCTCTTGGCGGTGGCGTTGGCGGTTTACCTGCTGGTGGCGCTGCTGCGCGCCGATCGCGGCTAA
- a CDS encoding TonB-dependent receptor plug domain-containing protein, with amino-acid sequence MFPGTPPYPRLLLLTALLGGPAVADDLFIDNQDLPQVLTATRLKQSPAAVPGSMTVLDSELIRASGARDIPELLRLVPGMMVGYGAGNQPTVNYHGSNVNDARRMQVLIDGRSVYRAGLATVDWSDIPVALEDIERIEVFRGPNTVSYGANALMAVVNILTRNPADSHGTRLKLTRGQDGINDYYASQGFGWEGGDLRLSLSGQQDDGFDQDQFGHDYRDSRRANRINLNAVHSLAPNQTLEWQLAAKEGSNQRPYTYQPVFGNYRAGNDADVNAKDYAGSVRWNIDINPEHSLYIQGSAQHFDRQQVWQACDAAIAFSPELTRMWQLDPNFTEKVARNLYTGHLPATSDPQLSALMGQVQDQWANGGRNTICGNVDQSTRETRYDLEIQDTLSLTDSLRLVSGANLRYDRADSQTYFNGSIDDRTWRLFGQLEWRADEHWILQGGAMFEDTQLSGSSLTPRLALNYLITPRHGLRAVYSEAIRSPDMFENNVNWSYTVKNLSPNRYGLQNGEYFVKTRGPGDLDQERMRSRELGYNGYFSDLDLNLDVKLFYDEITGMISEPLKNNQFIASNANKARFSGSEAQFDWRLSARDRLRLTYAYVDAWASNPADRRLSARNSGSAGWLRDWGQGWSSALFYYGDDALNQYRYERIDLRLAKRFKIQGSQLELAALWQQRLDDEPVTIAQNRYDSRHRLSVSAELEF; translated from the coding sequence GTGTTCCCCGGCACGCCCCCCTACCCGCGCCTGCTGTTGCTGACTGCCCTGTTGGGCGGCCCGGCCGTGGCCGACGACCTGTTCATCGACAACCAGGACCTGCCCCAGGTTCTGACCGCCACACGCTTGAAACAATCCCCGGCGGCGGTGCCGGGCAGCATGACCGTGCTCGACAGCGAGCTGATTCGCGCCAGCGGCGCCCGCGACATTCCCGAGCTGCTGCGCCTGGTGCCAGGCATGATGGTCGGCTACGGCGCTGGCAACCAGCCGACGGTCAACTACCACGGCAGCAACGTCAACGATGCCCGGCGCATGCAGGTGCTGATCGATGGCCGTTCGGTGTACCGCGCAGGCCTGGCCACGGTGGATTGGAGCGACATCCCGGTGGCCCTCGAGGACATCGAGCGCATCGAGGTGTTCCGCGGCCCCAACACCGTCAGCTACGGCGCCAATGCGCTGATGGCGGTGGTCAACATCCTCACCCGCAACCCGGCCGACAGCCATGGCACGCGGCTGAAGCTGACCCGCGGCCAGGACGGCATCAATGACTACTACGCCAGCCAAGGCTTCGGCTGGGAGGGCGGCGACCTGCGCCTGTCGCTGTCGGGCCAGCAGGACGACGGCTTCGACCAGGACCAGTTCGGCCACGACTACCGCGACAGCCGCCGGGCCAACCGCATCAACCTAAATGCCGTGCACAGCCTGGCGCCCAACCAGACCCTGGAATGGCAACTGGCGGCCAAGGAAGGCAGCAACCAAAGGCCCTATACCTACCAGCCGGTGTTCGGCAACTACCGCGCCGGCAACGATGCCGACGTCAACGCCAAGGACTACGCCGGCTCCGTGCGCTGGAACATCGACATCAACCCCGAGCACAGCCTGTACATCCAGGGTTCGGCGCAGCACTTCGACCGCCAGCAGGTGTGGCAAGCCTGTGACGCGGCCATCGCCTTCAGCCCGGAGCTGACCCGCATGTGGCAGCTTGACCCGAACTTCACCGAGAAGGTCGCGCGCAACCTGTACACCGGCCATCTGCCCGCCACCAGCGACCCACAGCTCAGTGCGTTGATGGGCCAGGTGCAGGACCAATGGGCCAACGGTGGCCGCAACACCATCTGCGGCAACGTCGACCAGAGCACCCGCGAAACCCGCTACGACCTGGAGATCCAGGACACCCTGAGCCTGACCGACAGCCTGCGCCTGGTCAGCGGCGCCAACTTGCGCTACGACCGGGCCGACTCGCAGACCTACTTCAACGGCAGCATCGACGACCGTACCTGGCGCCTGTTCGGCCAGCTCGAATGGCGCGCCGACGAGCACTGGATCCTGCAGGGCGGCGCGATGTTCGAAGACACCCAGCTGTCCGGCAGCTCACTGACGCCGCGCCTGGCGCTGAACTACCTGATTACCCCGCGCCATGGCCTGCGCGCGGTGTATTCCGAGGCCATCCGCTCGCCGGACATGTTCGAGAACAACGTCAACTGGAGCTACACGGTCAAGAACCTCAGCCCCAACCGCTACGGCCTGCAAAACGGCGAATACTTCGTCAAGACCCGCGGCCCCGGCGACCTCGACCAGGAGCGCATGCGCTCCCGTGAACTGGGCTACAACGGCTATTTCAGCGACCTGGACCTGAACCTCGACGTGAAGCTGTTCTACGACGAGATCACCGGGATGATCAGCGAGCCGCTGAAGAACAACCAGTTCATCGCCAGCAACGCCAACAAGGCGCGCTTCAGCGGCAGCGAGGCCCAGTTCGACTGGCGACTGAGCGCCCGCGACCGCCTGCGCCTGACCTACGCCTACGTCGACGCCTGGGCCAGCAACCCCGCCGACCGCCGCCTGAGCGCGCGCAACAGTGGCTCGGCGGGCTGGCTGCGCGACTGGGGCCAGGGTTGGTCCAGCGCCCTCTTCTACTACGGCGACGACGCGCTCAACCAATACCGCTACGAGCGCATCGACCTGCGCCTGGCCAAGCGCTTCAAGATCCAGGGCAGCCAGCTGGAGCTGGCCGCGTTGTGGCAGCAACGCCTCGATGACGAGCCGGTGACCATCGCGCAGAACCGCTATGACAGCCGCCATCGCCTGAGCGTCAGCGCGGAGCTGGAGTTCTGA
- a CDS encoding alpha/beta fold hydrolase: MSQQIFFAHANGFPSATYGKLFAALAPDYQVQHLAQHGHDPRFPVNDNWQGLVDELLHHLEQQDAPVWGVGHSLGGVLHLHAALRRPELYRGVVMLDSPVLTRADEWLIQAAKRLGLIDRITPAGRTLGRREAFPDRDSARRYFAGKTLFRHFDPDCLEAYLEHGLEAVGDGLRLRFDPATEISIFRSIPHVSPARPRQLQVPLAMVRGAHSRVIRKHHALAVRGMPRGEYHSLPGGHMFPLERPGETATLIRDLCARWSQA; encoded by the coding sequence ATGTCGCAGCAGATCTTCTTCGCCCATGCCAATGGCTTCCCTTCGGCCACCTACGGCAAGCTGTTCGCCGCGCTGGCGCCGGACTACCAGGTGCAGCACCTGGCACAGCACGGCCATGACCCGCGCTTTCCGGTGAACGACAACTGGCAAGGCCTGGTGGACGAGTTGCTGCATCACCTTGAACAGCAGGACGCGCCGGTATGGGGTGTCGGCCATTCCCTGGGCGGCGTGCTGCACCTGCACGCCGCCTTGCGCCGCCCGGAGCTCTACCGGGGCGTGGTGATGCTCGACTCCCCGGTGCTGACCCGCGCCGACGAATGGCTGATCCAGGCCGCCAAGCGCCTGGGCTTGATCGACCGCATCACCCCGGCCGGGCGCACCCTGGGCCGCCGCGAGGCCTTCCCCGACCGCGACAGCGCGCGCCGCTACTTCGCCGGCAAGACCCTGTTCCGTCACTTCGATCCGGACTGCCTGGAGGCCTACCTCGAGCATGGCCTGGAAGCGGTTGGCGACGGCCTGCGCCTGCGTTTCGACCCGGCCACCGAGATCAGCATCTTTCGCAGCATCCCCCATGTCAGCCCGGCGCGGCCGCGTCAGTTGCAGGTGCCGCTGGCCATGGTCCGCGGCGCCCACAGCCGGGTGATCCGCAAGCACCATGCCCTGGCCGTGCGCGGCATGCCCAGGGGCGAGTACCACAGCCTGCCGGGCGGGCACATGTTCCCGCTGGAGCGGCCAGGCGAGACCGCTACCTTGATCCGCGACCTGTGCGCACGCTGGAGCCAGGCATGA
- a CDS encoding alpha/beta hydrolase has protein sequence MSAQVEEIRLTLGHIELAAHLFGPADGLPLIALHGWLDNANSFARLAPQLRGLRIVALDLAGHGYSAHRPLGAGYALADYAHDVLRVAEQLGWQRFGLLGHSLGAIIAVQLAGALPERISHLALIDGVVPPTLGEQDAAERLGLALQAQLRLEGKRKSVYPTLEQGVEARMKGMVAVSREAAELLAQRGLMPVPGGYSWRSDSRLTLPSPSRLHPDQAMAFIKRIACPTCLVVAADGMLARHTALLEQLPFEQVTLPGGHHLHLNDAEGATLVADCFNRFFGIP, from the coding sequence ATGAGCGCCCAGGTCGAGGAGATCCGCCTGACCCTGGGCCATATCGAGCTGGCCGCGCACCTGTTCGGCCCGGCCGACGGCCTGCCGCTGATCGCCCTGCACGGCTGGCTCGACAACGCCAACAGCTTCGCCCGCCTGGCGCCGCAGTTGCGGGGGCTGCGCATCGTCGCCCTGGACCTGGCCGGGCATGGCTATTCGGCGCACCGCCCGCTGGGGGCCGGCTACGCCTTGGCCGACTACGCCCATGATGTGCTGCGGGTGGCCGAGCAACTGGGCTGGCAGCGCTTCGGCCTGCTTGGCCATTCGCTGGGGGCGATCATCGCCGTGCAACTGGCCGGCGCCTTGCCCGAGCGCATCAGCCACCTGGCGCTGATCGACGGGGTGGTGCCGCCCACGCTCGGCGAACAGGACGCCGCCGAGCGCCTGGGGCTGGCGTTGCAGGCGCAACTGCGCCTGGAGGGCAAGCGCAAGTCGGTGTACCCGACCCTGGAGCAGGGCGTCGAGGCGCGCATGAAAGGCATGGTCGCGGTCAGCCGCGAAGCGGCCGAGCTGCTGGCCCAGCGCGGCCTGATGCCGGTACCCGGCGGCTACAGCTGGCGCAGCGACAGCCGCCTGACCTTGCCCTCGCCAAGCCGCCTGCACCCGGACCAGGCCATGGCCTTCATCAAGCGCATCGCCTGCCCGACCTGCCTGGTGGTGGCCGCCGACGGCATGCTCGCGCGCCACACGGCGTTGCTGGAGCAGCTACCCTTCGAGCAGGTGACCCTGCCGGGGGGGCATCACCTGCACCTGAACGACGCCGAGGGCGCGACCCTTGTCGCAGACTGTTTCAATCGCTTTTTTGGCATTCCTTGA